One window of Cygnus atratus isolate AKBS03 ecotype Queensland, Australia chromosome 17, CAtr_DNAZoo_HiC_assembly, whole genome shotgun sequence genomic DNA carries:
- the LOC118253002 gene encoding carbonic anhydrase 15-like yields the protein MGPQGLGITFVTLPLVIRAAAGGQWCYDSQDPKCGPSHWKELKATCGGSKQSPVNIDRRRLQRDSGLGDIVFEGYDQAPPGKWRLVNNGHTVMLSLEGEPASEHIAISGGGLPGRYRALQLHFHWGSPAGNGSEHTLDGHQLPMELHIVHINVKYRTLGEAKGHPSGLAVLGCFFQVSEAPNPNYNTIVSGLRNISHAGQSVDLASTFRLGTLLPHASRLSRYYRYQGSLTTPDCSEAVVWTVFEEPVDIGWAQLRAFVNTVYFPASGPMPLKMTDNFRPPQPLRSRKVFASRDATSSRGCPCHLLSPLLLLALLSPLSPSP from the exons atGGGGCCTCAGGGGCTGGGGATAACTTTTGTGACTTTGCCTCTTGTCATCCGAGCGGCCGCGGGAG GGCAGTGGTGCTACGACTCGCAGGACCCCAAGTGCG GCCCCAGCCACTGGAAGGAGCTGAAGGCCACATGCGGCGGCAGCAAGCAGTCCCCAGTTAACATCGACAGGCGCcggctgcagagggacagcgGCCTTGGGGACATCGTCTTTGAGGGCTACGACCAGGCCCCCCCGGgcaagtggaggctggtgaaCAATGGGCACACGG TGATGCTGAGCCTGGAGGGTGAGCCGGCCTCCGAGCACATCGCCATCAGCGGCGGTGGCCTCCCCGGCCGGTACCGCGCGCTGCAGCTCCACTTCCACTGGGGCAGCCCGGCCGGGAATGGCTCCGAGCACACCCTGGACGGGCACCAGCTCCCCATGGAG CTGCACATCGTCCACATCAACGTCAAGTACCGCACCCTGGGGGAGGCCAAGGGGCACCCGAGCGGGCTGGCCGTCCTGGGCTGCTTCTTCCAG GTCTCTGAAGCCCCAAACCCCAACTACAACACCATCGTCAGTGGCCTGAGGAACATCTCCCACGCTG GGCAGTCTGTGGACCTGGCCTCCACCTTCcgcctgggcacactgctgccaCATGCCAGCCGGCTCTCCAGGTACTACCGCTACCAGGGCTCCCTCACCACCCCTGACTGCAGCGAGGCCGTCGTCTGGACCGTGTTCGAGGAGCCCGTGGACATCGGCTGGGCGCAG CTGCGGGCGTTCGTGAACACCGTCTACTTCCCGGCCTCGGGCCCCATGCCCCTGAAGATGACCGACAACTTCCGCCCACCACAGCCACTCCGCAGCCGCAAGGTCTTCGCCTCCAGGGACGCCACCTCGAGCCGCGGCTGCCCCTGCCACCTCCTGTCCCCCCTGCTCCTTctggccctgctcagccccctCTCGCCATCCCCATAG